A single genomic interval of Mucilaginibacter robiniae harbors:
- the nusA gene encoding transcription termination factor NusA → MSSINLIESFQEFKDFKNIDRPTMMSVLEDVFRSMIRKKYGTDENCDVIVNTDNGDLEIWRTRTVMEDGFSEDDDLEIELAEAHKFDADLEVGEEYVEQITLESFGRRAILAARQTLVSKILELEKDEIFKKYKDRVGEIISGEVYQVWKKETLVLDDEGNELLLPKSEQIPADYFKKGDSVKAVVSKVDMMNSNPKIIISRTAPEFLQRLFELEVPEIFDGLITIKKIVREPGERAKVAVESYDDRIDPVGACVGMKGSRIHGIVRELKNENIDVINYTNNIQLYIQRALSPAKITSIKLDDEKKTAAVYLKPDQVSLAIGRGGHNIKLAGKLTGYEIDVYREADEQEEDVDLEEFSDEIDGWIIDELKRVGLDTAKSILSLSIGELVKRTDLEEETIKEVISILQAEFE, encoded by the coding sequence ATGAGCAGTATTAATTTAATTGAATCTTTTCAGGAGTTTAAAGATTTCAAAAATATTGACAGGCCTACCATGATGAGCGTGCTGGAAGATGTATTCCGTAGCATGATTCGTAAAAAGTATGGCACTGATGAAAATTGCGACGTAATTGTAAACACCGACAATGGTGACTTGGAAATATGGCGTACCCGTACCGTAATGGAAGACGGCTTTTCAGAAGATGATGATCTGGAAATTGAATTAGCCGAAGCTCATAAATTTGATGCAGATTTGGAAGTAGGCGAAGAGTATGTAGAACAAATCACTCTGGAGAGCTTTGGCCGCCGTGCTATTCTGGCAGCTCGCCAAACTTTGGTATCTAAAATTCTGGAGCTGGAAAAAGACGAGATCTTTAAAAAATACAAAGACCGCGTAGGCGAAATCATTTCTGGCGAAGTGTACCAGGTTTGGAAAAAAGAAACCCTGGTGCTGGATGATGAAGGCAATGAACTACTGCTACCTAAAAGTGAGCAGATACCAGCCGACTATTTCAAAAAAGGCGACAGCGTAAAAGCTGTAGTGAGTAAGGTTGATATGATGAACAGCAATCCTAAGATCATCATTTCACGTACCGCACCTGAGTTTTTACAACGCCTGTTTGAACTGGAAGTACCTGAAATTTTTGATGGCCTGATTACCATTAAAAAAATTGTACGGGAACCGGGCGAACGCGCAAAAGTAGCTGTTGAATCATACGATGATCGTATTGACCCGGTAGGTGCCTGCGTGGGTATGAAAGGGTCACGCATACACGGTATTGTACGTGAGTTGAAAAACGAGAACATCGACGTTATCAACTATACCAACAATATTCAATTGTATATTCAGCGTGCTTTATCGCCAGCCAAAATCACCTCCATTAAACTGGATGATGAAAAGAAAACCGCAGCGGTTTATTTAAAGCCCGATCAGGTATCATTGGCGATAGGTCGTGGTGGTCATAACATCAAACTGGCTGGTAAATTAACGGGTTACGAAATTGATGTTTACCGTGAAGCCGACGAGCAGGAAGAAGATGTGGACCTTGAAGAGTTCTCAGATGAAATAGATGGCTGGATTATTGATGAGCTTAAACGTGTTGGTTTAGATACAGCAAAATCTATTTTGAGCCTGAGCATAGGCGAATTGGTGAAACGTACAGATTTAGAAGAAGAAACTATAAAAGAAGTTATATCAATTCTGCAGGCTGAATTCGAATAA